A window from Pseudomonas sp. MRSN 12121 encodes these proteins:
- a CDS encoding PhzF family phenazine biosynthesis protein, whose protein sequence is MSRFDFKQIDVFSSEPLKGNPLAVVFDADPLSEAQMAAFANWTNLSETTFILEPRDPRADYRLRIFTTLSELPFAGHPTLGSCHAWLEAGGVPKGEDIVQECAVGLVRIRRRGADLAFLAPPLLKSGPVEAGLLEQVRLGLGLAPEAIVEAQWVDNGAGWLAVLLDERDQVLDLQPDYARLKGLAVGVIAPWNPERDGDAAQFEVRAFISGDGMPEDPATGSLNAGIAQWLLGAGRAPERYVVSQGLSMGRAGRIQVERIGDEIWIGGAAVTCIEGSLRL, encoded by the coding sequence ATGAGCCGATTCGATTTCAAGCAGATAGATGTCTTCAGCAGCGAGCCGCTCAAGGGCAACCCGCTGGCGGTGGTGTTCGACGCCGACCCGCTGAGCGAGGCGCAGATGGCGGCGTTCGCCAACTGGACCAACCTCAGCGAAACCACCTTTATCCTCGAACCCCGCGACCCGCGGGCCGACTATCGCTTGCGGATCTTCACCACCCTGAGCGAGCTGCCGTTCGCCGGTCATCCGACCCTCGGCAGCTGCCATGCATGGCTGGAGGCCGGCGGCGTGCCCAAGGGTGAGGATATCGTCCAGGAATGTGCGGTGGGCCTGGTGCGCATCCGCCGCCGTGGCGCCGACCTGGCGTTTCTCGCGCCACCGCTGCTCAAGTCCGGCCCGGTCGAAGCCGGGTTGCTGGAGCAGGTACGCCTGGGCCTGGGGCTCGCGCCAGAGGCGATCGTCGAGGCGCAATGGGTGGACAACGGCGCGGGTTGGCTGGCGGTGCTGTTGGACGAGCGCGACCAGGTGCTCGATTTGCAACCCGACTACGCCCGACTGAAGGGGCTGGCGGTGGGGGTGATCGCGCCCTGGAACCCCGAGCGCGATGGCGACGCGGCGCAGTTCGAGGTGCGGGCCTTCATTTCCGGCGACGGCATGCCGGAAGACCCGGCCACCGGCAGCCTCAACGCCGGCATCGCCCAATGGCTGCTGGGCGCCGGCCGGGCGCCGGAGCGCTACGTGGTCAGCCAGGGCCTGAGCATGGGGCGCGCCGGGCGTATCCAGGTCGAGCGGATCGGCGACGAGATCTGGATCGGCGGGGCGGCGGTGACCTGCATCGAGGGCAGCCTGCGGCTATAA
- the mnmH gene encoding tRNA 2-selenouridine(34) synthase MnmH, whose protein sequence is MPIDITDYRDIFLNDRPMMDTRAPVEFDKGAFPGVVNLPLMTDHERQRVGTCYKQQGQQAAIVLGHQLVSGAIKAERIQAWADFARAHPEGYLYCFRGGLRSQIVQQWLKDEAGIDYPRVGGGYKAMRTFLLETLERAVAECDFVLLGGMTGIGKTEVLQQLANGLDLEGHANHRGSSFGKRASGQPSNIDFENRLAVDLLKKRDRGIAGFVLEDENRMIGSCALPLPLYQGMQRFPMVWLEDGLEGRIERILRDYVTDLCAEFVAAYAEDGFARFSERLLESLNNIRKRLGGERHQRLYRLLEAALAEQARSGSVELHRAWIEGLLKEYYDPMYAFQRESKGARIEFVGEQAAVLEYLRERARSRA, encoded by the coding sequence ATGCCCATCGATATCACCGATTACCGCGACATCTTCCTCAACGACCGGCCGATGATGGATACCCGCGCGCCGGTCGAGTTCGACAAGGGCGCCTTTCCCGGCGTGGTCAACCTGCCGCTGATGACCGACCACGAGCGCCAGCGGGTCGGCACCTGCTACAAGCAGCAGGGCCAGCAGGCGGCGATCGTCCTCGGCCATCAACTGGTGTCCGGGGCGATCAAGGCCGAGCGCATCCAGGCCTGGGCCGACTTCGCCCGGGCCCATCCCGAGGGCTACCTGTACTGCTTCCGCGGCGGCCTGCGTTCGCAGATCGTCCAACAATGGCTCAAGGACGAGGCGGGCATCGACTACCCGCGGGTCGGTGGCGGCTACAAGGCCATGCGCACCTTTCTGCTCGAGACCCTCGAGCGCGCCGTGGCCGAGTGCGATTTCGTCCTGCTGGGCGGCATGACCGGCATCGGCAAGACCGAAGTGCTCCAGCAACTGGCCAACGGCCTGGACCTGGAAGGCCACGCCAACCATCGCGGCTCCAGCTTCGGCAAGCGCGCCAGCGGCCAGCCGTCGAACATCGATTTCGAGAACCGCCTGGCGGTGGACCTGCTGAAAAAGCGCGACCGCGGCATTGCCGGTTTCGTGCTGGAAGACGAGAACCGCATGATCGGCAGCTGTGCCTTGCCGTTGCCGCTGTACCAGGGCATGCAGCGTTTTCCCATGGTCTGGCTGGAGGATGGCCTGGAAGGGCGGATCGAGCGGATCCTGCGCGACTACGTGACCGATCTCTGCGCGGAGTTTGTCGCGGCGTATGCCGAGGACGGCTTCGCGCGGTTTTCCGAGCGCCTGCTGGAAAGCCTGAACAACATCCGCAAACGCCTGGGCGGCGAGCGGCACCAGCGTCTGTACCGGTTGCTCGAAGCCGCCCTGGCCGAGCAGGCCCGCAGTGGCAGCGTGGAGCTGCATCGGGCCTGGATCGAAGGCTTGCTCAAGGAATATTACGATCCGATGTACGCCTTCCAGCGCGAAAGCAAGGGCGCGCGCATCGAGTTCGTCGGCGAGCAGGCGGCGGTGCTGGAGTATTTGCGCGAGCGGGCCAGATCCAGGGCCTGA
- a CDS encoding glutathione S-transferase family protein, whose product MTDLSAFPITQKWPAQYADWIQLYSLPTPNGVKVSIMLEEIGLPYEPHRVGFDTNDQLSPEFLSLNPNNKIPAILDPHGPGDRPLALFESGAILIYLADKSGQLLAQESAARYETLQWLMFQMGGIGPMFGQLGFFNKFAGKDYEDKRPRDRYVAESRRLLSVLEGRLQGRDWIMGERYTIADIATFPWVRNLVGFYEAGDLVGFKDFPNVQRVLERFLARPAVIRGLEIPKPV is encoded by the coding sequence ATGACCGATCTCTCCGCCTTTCCCATCACTCAGAAATGGCCCGCGCAATACGCCGACTGGATTCAACTGTATTCCTTGCCGACCCCCAACGGCGTCAAGGTCTCGATCATGCTCGAAGAGATCGGGCTGCCCTACGAGCCGCACCGCGTCGGTTTCGACACCAATGACCAGTTGTCCCCCGAGTTCCTGTCGCTGAACCCGAACAACAAGATCCCGGCGATCCTCGACCCCCACGGTCCGGGCGACCGGCCGCTGGCGCTGTTCGAGTCGGGCGCGATCCTGATCTACCTGGCGGACAAGAGCGGGCAACTGCTGGCCCAGGAATCGGCGGCCCGCTACGAGACCCTCCAGTGGCTGATGTTCCAGATGGGCGGCATCGGCCCGATGTTCGGCCAGCTCGGTTTCTTCAACAAATTCGCCGGCAAGGACTACGAGGACAAGCGCCCGCGCGACCGCTACGTGGCCGAATCCCGGCGCCTGCTGAGCGTGCTCGAAGGCCGCCTGCAAGGTCGCGACTGGATCATGGGCGAGCGCTACACCATCGCCGATATCGCCACCTTCCCCTGGGTGCGCAACCTGGTCGGCTTCTATGAGGCCGGCGACCTGGTGGGCTTCAAGGACTTCCCCAACGTGCAGCGCGTGCTGGAGCGTTTCCTCGCCCGTCCGGCGGTGATCCGCGGCCTGGAAATCCCCAAGCCGGTCTGA
- a CDS encoding permease, with the protein MSSLAPASPARGWSFWWKPALFVLVACIGLYFVKWSPYYAKAFVAADSHSIGASIINDQPSSPLNAALAYAQVYFLAIWKAAVLAVILGSLLQVLIPRDWLLRLFGRAGFGSTLRGGLFALPGMMCSCCAAPVAASLRRQNVSVGAALAFWIANPVLNPATLVFMGFVLGWGFTALRLVAGIVLVLGVSLVAQRISRPEQLPEAAVEAVVEASTGNDAGFFSRWARALWLLFWSTIPIYVLAVLVLGAARVWLFPHVEGAIGDSLLWLVPLAIVGTLFVIPTAAEIPIVQTMMTLGMGTGPAVALLMTLPSISLPSLLMLRKDFDARVLLTVAGLTMLIGVVSGLIGAALL; encoded by the coding sequence ATGTCCAGCCTTGCCCCTGCCAGCCCCGCCCGGGGCTGGTCATTCTGGTGGAAACCCGCCCTGTTCGTCCTGGTGGCCTGCATCGGCCTCTACTTCGTCAAATGGTCGCCCTACTACGCCAAGGCCTTTGTCGCCGCCGACAGCCACAGCATCGGCGCCTCGATCATCAACGATCAGCCCTCCTCGCCCTTGAACGCCGCCCTGGCCTACGCCCAGGTGTATTTCCTGGCGATCTGGAAAGCCGCGGTGCTGGCGGTGATCCTCGGCTCGCTGCTGCAGGTGCTGATCCCGCGGGACTGGCTGCTGCGCCTGTTCGGTCGCGCCGGCTTCGGCTCGACCCTGCGCGGCGGCCTGTTCGCCCTGCCGGGCATGATGTGTTCCTGCTGCGCCGCGCCGGTGGCGGCCAGCCTGCGCCGGCAGAACGTCTCGGTGGGCGCGGCGCTGGCGTTCTGGATCGCCAACCCAGTGCTCAACCCGGCCACCCTGGTGTTCATGGGCTTTGTCCTGGGCTGGGGCTTTACCGCGCTGCGGTTGGTGGCGGGCATCGTGCTGGTGCTGGGGGTATCGCTGGTGGCCCAGCGCATCTCGCGTCCCGAACAACTGCCGGAGGCGGCGGTGGAAGCCGTGGTCGAGGCCAGCACCGGCAACGATGCGGGCTTCTTCAGCCGCTGGGCGCGCGCCCTGTGGCTGCTGTTCTGGAGCACCATCCCGATCTATGTGCTGGCGGTCCTGGTGCTGGGCGCGGCGCGGGTGTGGCTGTTCCCCCATGTCGAGGGCGCGATCGGCGACAGCTTGCTCTGGCTGGTGCCGCTGGCGATTGTCGGCACCCTGTTCGTGATTCCCACCGCGGCGGAAATCCCCATCGTGCAGACCATGATGACCCTGGGCATGGGCACCGGCCCGGCGGTGGCGCTGCTGATGACTCTGCCGAGCATCAGCCTGCCGTCGCTGCTGATGCTGCGCAAGGATTTCGACGCGCGGGTGCTGCTGACCGTGGCCGGCCTGACCATGCTGATCGGCGTGGTCAGCGGCTTGATTGGCGCGGCGTTGTTGTAA
- the selD gene encoding selenide, water dikinase SelD, whose product MSEPIRLTQYSHGAGCGCKISPQVLEVILAGSGAQNLDPKLWVGNASRDDAAVYAIDAERGVVSTTDFFMPIVDDPFDFGRIAATNAISDIYAMGGDPLMAIAILGWPVNVLAPEIAREVIRGGRAVCDAAGIPLAGGHSIDAPEPIFGLAVTGLVEKRHMKRNDTATAGSLLYLTKPLGIGVLTTAEKKGKLRSADIGLARDWMCTLNQPGSRFGKLDGVSAMTDVTGFGLLGHLVEMADGSRLTARIHYDRVPRLPGVEYYLDQGCIPGGTQRNFDSYANRLGRIQALHKLVLCDPQTSGGLLIAVTPEGNAQFLAVAAELGLELAPIGELVERQSNAVEVI is encoded by the coding sequence ATGAGCGAGCCGATTCGCCTGACCCAGTACAGCCACGGCGCGGGTTGCGGTTGCAAGATTTCTCCCCAGGTGCTGGAGGTGATTCTGGCCGGCAGCGGCGCGCAGAACCTCGACCCGAAACTCTGGGTCGGCAACGCCTCGCGCGACGACGCCGCGGTGTACGCCATCGACGCGGAGCGCGGCGTGGTCTCGACCACCGACTTCTTCATGCCGATCGTCGACGACCCGTTCGACTTCGGGCGCATCGCCGCCACCAACGCCATCAGCGACATCTACGCCATGGGCGGCGATCCGTTGATGGCCATCGCCATCCTCGGCTGGCCGGTGAACGTGCTGGCGCCGGAAATCGCCCGCGAGGTGATCCGCGGCGGCCGTGCGGTATGCGATGCGGCCGGTATTCCCCTGGCCGGCGGCCATTCGATCGACGCCCCGGAGCCGATCTTCGGCCTGGCCGTGACCGGGCTGGTGGAGAAGCGCCACATGAAGCGCAACGACACCGCCACCGCCGGCAGCCTGCTGTACCTGACCAAGCCCCTGGGCATCGGTGTGCTCACCACCGCGGAGAAGAAGGGCAAGCTGCGCAGCGCCGACATCGGCCTGGCCCGGGACTGGATGTGCACCCTGAACCAGCCCGGCAGCCGTTTCGGCAAGCTCGACGGCGTGAGCGCGATGACCGACGTCACCGGTTTCGGCCTGCTCGGCCACCTGGTGGAAATGGCCGATGGCAGCCGCCTGACCGCACGCATTCACTACGATCGGGTGCCGCGCCTGCCGGGCGTCGAGTACTACCTCGACCAGGGCTGCATCCCGGGCGGCACCCAGCGCAATTTCGACAGCTACGCCAACCGCCTCGGACGCATCCAGGCGCTGCACAAGCTGGTGCTGTGCGATCCGCAGACCAGTGGCGGGCTGCTGATCGCGGTCACCCCCGAGGGTAACGCGCAGTTCCTCGCGGTCGCCGCCGAGCTGGGCCTGGAACTGGCGCCGATCGGCGAGCTGGTGGAGCGACAGAGCAACGCGGTCGAGGTGATCTGA